One genomic region from Oncorhynchus clarkii lewisi isolate Uvic-CL-2024 chromosome 21, UVic_Ocla_1.0, whole genome shotgun sequence encodes:
- the LOC139378895 gene encoding vang-like protein 2, with product MDNESQYSGYSYKSSHSRNSRKHRDRRDRHRSKSRDGSSRGDKSVTIHAPGEPLLDTESTRGDDRDDNWGETTTVQTGTSEHSVSNEDLTRVSKELEESSPLECRRFLGPGLGAVLGLFALVTPLAFLALPQLLWREALEPCGTPCEGLYVSLAFKLLVLLISTWALFLRPPRATLPRFYVFRCLLLALVFLFVASYWLFYGVRVLEPRERDYRGIVGYAASLVDALLFIQYLALVLLEVRHLQPAFCLKVVRTTDGESRFYNVGHLSIQRAAVWVLDRYYSDFPVYNPALLNLPKSILSKKSSGFKVYTLGEENNTNNSTGQSRAMIAAAARRRDNSHNEYYYEEAEMERRVRKRKARLVVAVEEAFTHIKRLQDDEPAASSPKHPREVMDPREAAQAIFAPMARAMQKYLRTTRQQPYHSMESIINHLQFCITHNMTPKAFLERYLSPGPTLQYQRENSMGRQWTLVSEEPVTSALSRGLVFSLRRLDFSLVVTVTPLPFLHLGEEFIDPKSHKFVMRLQSETSV from the exons ACTCCTACAAGTCCTCACACTCCCGCAACTCTAGGAAGCACAG GGATAGGCGGGACAGGCACCGCTCCAAGAGCAGGGACGGCAGTAGTCGTGGAGACAAGTCGGTCACCATCCATGCCCCTGGAGAGCCTCTACTGGACACCGAGTCCACCCGCGGAGACGATCGG GATGATAACTGGGGTGAGACAACCACCGTGCAGACTGGCACGTCAGAACACAGCGTCTCCAATGAGGACCTGACGCGCGTCTCCAAGGAGCTCGAGGAGTCCTCCCCGCTGGAATGCCGGCGTTTCTTGGGCCCAGGATTGGGCGCCGTCCTTGGCCTCTTCGCCCTGGTCACCCCCCTGGCTTTCCTGGCTCTGCCGCAGCTGCTGTGGCGCGAGGCCCTGGAGCCCTGCGGCACGCCCTGCGAGGGTCTTTACGTCTCCCTGGCCTTTAAACTCCTGGTCCTCCTCATCTCCACCTGGGCTCTGTTCCTGCGCCCGCCGCGCGCTACCTTGCCTCGCTTCTACGTCTTCCGCTGCCTGCTGCTGGCGCTCGTCTTCCTGTTCGTGGCGTCCTACTGGCTGTTCTACGGCGTGCGCGTGCTGGAGCCCCGGGAGAGGGACTACAGGGGCATCGTGGGGTACGCGGCGTCGCTGGTGGACGCCCTGCTCTTCATCCAGTACCTGGCCCTGGTGCTGCTGGAGGTCAGACACCTGCAGCCTGCCTTCTGCCTCAAGGTGGTGCGCACAACTGACGGGGAAAGTCGCTTCTACAACGTGGGACATCTCAG TATTCAGAGGGCAGCAGTGTGGGTGCTGGACCGGTACTACAGTGATTTCCCAGTCTACAACCCTGCCCTCCTCAACCTGCCCAAGTCCATCCTCTCTAAGAAGAGTTCTGGCTTCAAAGTCTACACTCTGGGTGAAG AGAACAACACTAACAACTCTACGGGTCAGTCCAGAGCGATGATCGCTGCGGCCGCCCGCAGGAGAGACAACTCCCACAACGAGTATTACTACGAGGAGGCAGAGATGGAGCGCAGGGTCCGCAAGCGCAAGGCCAG GCTGGTGGTGGCGGTAGAGGAAGCCTTCACCCACATCAAGCGTCTCCAGGACGACGAGCCAGCCGCGTCGTCCCCCAAACACCCCCGTGAGGTTATGGACCCCCGGGAGGCAGCTCAGGCCATCTTCGCCCCCATGGCCCGGGCCATGCAGAAGTACCTGAGGACCACGCGCCAGCAACCCTATCACAGCATGGAGAGCATTATCAACCATCTGCAGTTCTGTATCACGCACAACATGACCCCCAAG gCCTTCCTGGAGCGCTACCTTTCTCCAGGCCCCACGCTGCAGTACCAGCGGGAGAACAGTATGGGTCGCCAGTGGACCCTAGTGAGCGAGGAGCCGGTGACATCAGCCCTGAGTCGGGGTCTCGTCTTCTCCCTGCGACGTCTCGACTTCTCCCTGGTTGTCACGGTGAcgcccctccccttcctccacctGGGGGAGGAGTTTATCGACCCCAAGAGCCACAAGTTTGTCATGAGACTGCAGTCGGAAACCTctgtgtag
- the LOC139378900 gene encoding SLAM family member 5-like, giving the protein MACVVLALLTILPVVMGDTTGYLGDSVTLSSGANSSWILSKIEWYIFSNNTWIATYRKEPHILKTDRFLQFQGRLRLNISSGDLEIRDVRIGDALVYSVLLKDYKGEQHSVSVQLTVRERLIKPSVRKVFSMLKHSHCVMALQCSSSVKDTHLSWEPEAAFEDAFWKGNPNTNVSVVWTSYSPNRNATFTCTASNGLSKVSRVVTERCQEPDMVGETRFPGIVFLMLLLGIVFGCVLTYICFRVELKIFPVPTL; this is encoded by the exons ATGGCATGTGTTGTTCTCGCTCTTCTTACAATCTTACCAG TGGTGATGGGAGATACCACTGGTTACCTGGGAGATTCGGTCACCTTGTCTTCTGGAGCCAACTCATCCTGGATCTTGAGCAAGATAGAGTGGTATATATTCAGCAACAACACCTGGATTGCAACGTACAGGAAAGAACCACACATTCTCAAAACAGACCGTTTCTTGCAGTTTCAGGGTCGTCTAAGACTCAACATCTCGTCCGGGGACTTAGAGATAAGAGATGTGAGGATAGGGGATGCCCTGGTTTACTCTGTTCTCCTTAAAGACTATAAGGGAGAGCAGCATAGCGTATCTGTCCAGCTCACTGTGAGAG AGCGTCTCATCAAGCCCAGCGTCCGTAAGGTCTTCAGCATGTTGAAGCACAGCCATTGTGTGATGGCTCTTCAGTGCTCCTCTTCAGTGAAGGACACCCACCTCTCCTGGGAACCAGAGGCTGCGTTTGAGGATGCCTTCTGGAAGGGGAATCCCAACACCAACGTCTCTGTCGTCTGGACGTCTTACAGCCCCAACAGAAATGCCACCTTCACCTGTACTGCCAGCAATGGGCTCTCTAAAGTCTCCAGGGTTGTGACGGAGAGATGCCAAG aGCCCGACATGGTGGGAGAGACCCGCTTCCCTGGAATAGTTTTTCTAATGTTGCTCTTAGGAATTGTGTTTGGATGTGTTTTAACATATATTTGTTTTAGAGTTGAGTTAAAAATATTCCCCGTACCAACTTTGTAA